One window from the genome of Labilithrix sp. encodes:
- a CDS encoding lamin tail domain-containing protein codes for MSKLIAATVLLGSLTGSAMLFTAGCMSQTGSDDVGSATLFGSMADADAGPPPVGAIVISEAYGSGGLTGASFKDDFVELFNRTASPIALDGLSLQIDNAPSNATTNFTKVVALTGTIPANGYFLVSLKGSGNAGEDLPTPDQVVDDYDLGAKDGKVALVPNVTPLNCGGSGDLCATSKFLDLVGWGATSQQEGSSSVKGIVDDPGGTLASKKSAARKNKGCTESNNNAADFEVISPPTPQNSDASFTCPVAPRDAGPDADAKAPAPPIEDPDLGPESPFDAGAPRDAGAPSAAQGASDDCAVGAVGGPSFGSFAPLAGLALAVLAVRRRRSRA; via the coding sequence ATGTCCAAGCTTATCGCCGCCACCGTCCTCCTCGGATCCCTCACCGGCTCCGCGATGTTGTTCACCGCGGGCTGCATGTCCCAGACGGGCTCCGATGACGTGGGGAGCGCCACGCTCTTCGGTTCCATGGCGGACGCCGACGCGGGGCCCCCGCCGGTGGGCGCGATCGTGATCAGCGAGGCGTACGGGAGCGGCGGCCTCACCGGCGCGTCGTTCAAGGACGACTTCGTCGAGCTCTTCAACCGCACGGCGAGCCCGATCGCGCTCGACGGCCTGTCGCTCCAGATCGACAACGCGCCGTCCAACGCGACGACGAACTTCACGAAGGTCGTCGCCCTCACCGGCACGATCCCGGCGAACGGCTACTTCCTCGTCTCGCTCAAGGGCTCCGGCAACGCGGGCGAGGACCTGCCCACGCCCGATCAGGTCGTCGACGACTACGACCTCGGCGCGAAGGACGGGAAGGTCGCGCTCGTGCCGAACGTCACCCCGCTCAACTGCGGAGGTAGCGGCGACCTCTGCGCCACGTCCAAGTTCCTCGATCTCGTCGGCTGGGGCGCGACCTCGCAGCAAGAGGGCTCGAGCTCGGTGAAGGGTATCGTCGACGATCCGGGCGGCACGCTCGCGTCGAAGAAGTCGGCCGCGCGGAAGAACAAGGGCTGCACGGAGTCGAACAACAACGCGGCGGACTTCGAGGTGATCTCGCCGCCGACGCCGCAAAACTCCGACGCCTCGTTCACGTGCCCGGTCGCGCCGCGCGACGCCGGCCCCGACGCAGACGCGAAGGCGCCCGCTCCGCCGATCGAAGATCCGGACCTCGGTCCCGAGTCCCCGTTCGACGCGGGCGCCCCGCGCGACGCCGGCGCGCCGTCCGCGGCGCAGGGCGCGAGCGACGACTGCGCGGTCGGCGCCGTCGGCGGCCCCAGCTTCGGCTCGTTCGCCCCGCTCGCAGGCCTCGCCCTCGCCGTGCTCGCCGTTCGCCGCCGCCGCTC